A genomic window from Brassica oleracea var. oleracea cultivar TO1000 chromosome C8, BOL, whole genome shotgun sequence includes:
- the LOC106309636 gene encoding methyl-CpG-binding domain-containing protein 2-like isoform X1, producing MSSQSCHGNESNSVNKEGNVAPSSVSENQLVLYDPKGNETEEEGAEPNQSQTSSHKTQCPSIGAFTVQCATCLKWRLMPSMEKYEEIREQILEKPFYCETACEWKANVTCDVAEDISQDGTRVWAIDRPSISRPPAGWQRQLRIRGEGGTKFADVYYVTPSGKKLRSNVEVQKYLNENPEYITQGVKLSQFSFQIPKPLRENYVRKRPARPMEPSDAPVAIEANPLALVSPDAQTPLQPTEPGLCTHLKKARRSEPSS from the exons ATGTCGTCGCAATCATGCCATGGGAATGAGTCAAACAGTGTAAACAAGGAAGGAAATGTTGCCCCTTCCTCTGTGAGCGAGAATCAGTTGGTTCTGTATGACCCCAAGGGGAATGAAACCGAAGAAGAAGGAGCCGAACCTAACCAATCTCAGACTTCTTCGCACAAAACACAGTGTCCTTCCATTGGGGCTTTTACGGTCCAGTGCGCAACTTGTTTGAAATGGAGGCTAATGCCTTCGATGGAGAAGTATGAAGAGATTAGGGAACAGATTCTCGAAAAGCCGTTTTACTGCGAAACAGCTTGCGAGTGGAAGGCGAATGTGACTTGTGATGTTGCTGAAGATATCTCTCAAGATGGAACCCGTGTCTGGGCTATCGATAGGCCTAGTATCTCTCGCCCACCCGCTGGCTGGCAACGCCAACTCAGGATTAGAGGTGAAGGTGGTACCAAATTTGCTGATGT ATATTATGTTACTCCTTCAGGAAAGAAGCTTCGATCGAATGTGGAGGTCCAAAA GTACTTGAATGAGAACCCGGAATACATAACCCAAGGAGTGAAGCTTTCCCAGTTTTCGTTCCAAATCCCGAAACCTCTGCGGGAGAACTATGTAAGGAAGCGCCCAGCTCGGCCAATGGAACCAAGCGACGCCCCTGTAGCTATTGAAG CTAACCCACTGGCATTGGTATCCCCAGATGCTCAGACACCATTGCAGCCAACCGAGCCTGGACTTTGCACGCACTTGAAAAAGGCAAGAAGATCAGAGCCATCTAGCTAG
- the LOC106309636 gene encoding methyl-CpG-binding domain-containing protein 2-like isoform X2, with amino-acid sequence MSSQSCHGNESNSVNKEGNVAPSSVSENQLVLYDPKGNETEEEGAEPNQSQTSSHKTQCPSIGAFTVQCATCLKWRLMPSMEKYEEIREQILEKPFYCETACEWKANVTCDVAEDISQDGTRVWAIDRPSISRPPAGWQRQLRIRGEGGTKFADVYYVTPSGKKLRSNVEVQKYLNENPEYITQGVKLSQFSFQIPKPLRENYVRKRPARPMEPSDAPVAIEDAQTPLQPTEPGLCTHLKKARRSEPSS; translated from the exons ATGTCGTCGCAATCATGCCATGGGAATGAGTCAAACAGTGTAAACAAGGAAGGAAATGTTGCCCCTTCCTCTGTGAGCGAGAATCAGTTGGTTCTGTATGACCCCAAGGGGAATGAAACCGAAGAAGAAGGAGCCGAACCTAACCAATCTCAGACTTCTTCGCACAAAACACAGTGTCCTTCCATTGGGGCTTTTACGGTCCAGTGCGCAACTTGTTTGAAATGGAGGCTAATGCCTTCGATGGAGAAGTATGAAGAGATTAGGGAACAGATTCTCGAAAAGCCGTTTTACTGCGAAACAGCTTGCGAGTGGAAGGCGAATGTGACTTGTGATGTTGCTGAAGATATCTCTCAAGATGGAACCCGTGTCTGGGCTATCGATAGGCCTAGTATCTCTCGCCCACCCGCTGGCTGGCAACGCCAACTCAGGATTAGAGGTGAAGGTGGTACCAAATTTGCTGATGT ATATTATGTTACTCCTTCAGGAAAGAAGCTTCGATCGAATGTGGAGGTCCAAAA GTACTTGAATGAGAACCCGGAATACATAACCCAAGGAGTGAAGCTTTCCCAGTTTTCGTTCCAAATCCCGAAACCTCTGCGGGAGAACTATGTAAGGAAGCGCCCAGCTCGGCCAATGGAACCAAGCGACGCCCCTGTAGCTATTGAAG ATGCTCAGACACCATTGCAGCCAACCGAGCCTGGACTTTGCACGCACTTGAAAAAGGCAAGAAGATCAGAGCCATCTAGCTAG
- the LOC106310421 gene encoding cysteine-rich receptor-like protein kinase 10 has protein sequence MNFPQMQIEDTRIMSSYASLIFLFLFLFLRASAQDPTYLGYNCPDTPTYSSDSTYFTNLRTVLSSLSSQNASYSTGFQNATAGEDPDMVNGLFLCRGDVSVEVCRNCVAFVVKDTLDRCPDEEKVVLYYDQCMVRYSNRNILSTVNTEGSLVLKNTKNVTSNKKDRFRDLVLSTLNPAAVEAASSSRKFDARKANWTASQTLYGLVQCTPDLSREDCLSCLQQSINQLSIDRTGERYVVPSCSARYELYLFYNESATIKPSPPPQLLSTPPQPEKGGSSTGLVVAIVVAIMVAVLLFIAGYCFLAKGSNKAYHISYALDGDNITTAESLQIDYRSIQTATADFSENNKIGQGGFGEVYKGTLLDGTDVAVKKLSKSSGQGEAEFKNEVVLVAKLQHRNLVKLLGFCLQGEERVLVYEYVPNKSLDYVLFDPGKQVHLDWTRRYNIIGGVARGILYLHQDSRLTIIHRDLKASNILLDADMNPKISDFGMARIFGLDQTQQNTNIIVGTYGYMSPEYAMHGQYSMKSDVYSFGVLVLEILSGKRNSSFYPTDGIHNFVSYAWRLWTNGTPLDLLDPVIVDNCQRNEVVRCIHISLLCIQEDPVDRPTLSNIVLMLTSNTVTLPVPRKPSIFFQSRPRKDPLDSVDDASITDLYPR, from the exons ATGAATTTTCCACAAATGCAAATTGAAGACACCCGAATCATGTCTTCTTACGCCTCTTTGATTTTCCTTTTCCTTTTCTTGTTCCTCAGAGCTTCTGCTCAAGATCCCACTTACCTGGGATACAACTGTCCAGACACGCCAACTTATTCCAGCGACAGCACCTACTTCACCAATCTTAGAACCGTCCTGTCTTCTCTCTCTTCCCAAAACGCCTCCTACTCCACAGGGTTCCAAAACGCCACCGCCGGGGAAGACCCGGACATGGTCAACGGACTTTTCCTTTGCCGGGGAGACGTCTCGGTGGAAGTTTGCCGTAACTGCGTAGCCTTTGTCGTCAAAGACACCTTAGATCGGTGTCCCGATGAGGAAAAGGTCGTGCTCTATTACGATCAGTGCATGGTCAGATACTCTAACCGAAATATTCTCTCGACCGTAAACACCGAGGGATCTCTAGTGTTAAAGAACACCAAAAATGTTACATCTAACAAAAAAGACAGGTTCAGAGATTTGGTCTTGTCGACGCTGAACCCAGCCGCCGTTGAAGCCGCGAGCAGTTCCAGAAAATTCGATGCGAGAAAAGCCAATTGGACTGCATCCCAGACTTTGTACGGGTTGGTTCAGTGCACTCCAGATCTGTCCAGAGAAGACTGTTTGAGTTGCCTGCAACAGAGCATCAATCAGTTATCCATTGACAGAACTGGAGAAAGATATGTTGTGCCTAGCTGTTCCGCAAGATACGAGCTTTACCTGTTTTACAATGAATCAGCCACTATAAAACCATCACCACCACCACAGCTGCTTTCTACTCCTCCGCAACCTG AGAAAGGTGGGAGTTCAACTGGGTTAGTGGTAGCCATTGTTGTGGCTATTATGGTGGCTGTTCTGCTTTTCATAGCTGGTTATTGTTTCCTTGCAAAGGGGTCAAATAAGGCTTATCACATATCATATGCACTTGATG GAGATAATATAACAACCGCAGAGTCACTACAAATAGACTATAGATCAATTCAAACTGCAACAGCTGATTTTTCAGAGAATAATAAGATTGGTCAAGGTGGATTTGGTGAGGTATACAAG GGTACACTATTGGATGGGACTGATGTTGCGGTGAAGAAACTGTCAAAGTCATCAGGACAAGGCGAAGCAGAGTTCAAGAATGAGGTTGTCCTTGTTGCAAAGCTACAGCACAGGAATCTGGTTAAACTTCTCGGATTTTGTCTACAAGGAGAAGAAAGAGTACTAGTCTACGAGTATGTGCCGAACAAAAGCCTTGATTACGTTCTCTTCG ACCCTGGAAAGCAAGTCCATCTTGATTGGACTCGACGATACAATATTATAGGTGGAGTTGCTCGAGGGATTTTGTATCTTCATCAAGATTCACGACTCACAATCATACACCGTGATCTCAAAGCAAGTAACATTCTCTTAGATGCGGATATGAATCCTAAAATTTCAGATTTTGGAATGGCCCGGATATTTGGATTAGATCAAACCCAACAAAACACAAACATAATAGTTGGTACCTA TGGTTACATGTCTCCCGAGTATGCAATGCATGGTCAATACTCAATGAAGTCTGATGTGTATAGCTTCGGTGTGTTAGTTCTTGAGATTTTAAGCGGCAAGAGGAATAGCAGCTTCTACCCAACCGATGGGATACATAACTTTGTCTCTTAC GCGTGGAGGCTTTGGACTAATGGGACACCTCTTGACCTCCTGGATCCAGTTATCGTAGATAATTGCCAAAGGAATGAAGTTGTTCGATGTATCCATATTAGTCTTTTGTGTATTCAAGAAGATCCTGTAGATCGTCCTACCTTGTCAAACATTGTTCTGATGCTCACTAGTAATACTGTGACATTGCCCGTGCCTAGGAAACCAAGTATTTTCTTTCAGAGTAGACCCAGAAAAGACCCACTTGATTCTGTTGATGATGCCTCGATCACAGATCTATATCCTCGCTGA